In Daphnia pulicaria isolate SC F1-1A chromosome 9, SC_F0-13Bv2, whole genome shotgun sequence, a single genomic region encodes these proteins:
- the LOC124313518 gene encoding abscisic acid and environmental stress-inducible protein-like — MSRINMLMLLVAVAVALTYPQEAADPAPAVPVADGLTADLRHHHGHISGGYGAGYNQGYGGYNQGYGGYNQQGYGGYNQGYGNDTVNRCSLTPRNVEI, encoded by the exons TTGATGCTATTGGTGGCCGTTGCCGTGGCCTTGACTTACCCTCAAGAAGCCGCCGATCCTGCCCCAGCTGTTCCAGTTGCGGATGGTTTAACAGCTGACCTCCGTCATCACCACGGCCACATCAGCGGCGGATATGGGGCCGGATACAACCAAGGATACGGCGGATATAATCAAGGATACGGTGGATACAACCAGCAGGGATATGGCGGATACAACCAGGGATATGGAAACGACA CTGTCAATCGATGTTCATTGACCCCTCGGAATGTCGAAATTTAG